Proteins encoded by one window of Nocardia goodfellowii:
- a CDS encoding glyoxalase superfamily protein, whose amino-acid sequence MAIEQIGLAAPIPVLRMFDVAKAYEFYRDYLGFTVDWEHRFQADFPLYTQVSRSAATLHLSEHHGDGTPGSVVWIAVDDIHAFHAELAPKNYRFAKPGCPQDGPGGPGFDLTDPFGNTLRFAQPD is encoded by the coding sequence ATGGCAATCGAGCAGATCGGCCTGGCCGCACCGATTCCCGTGCTGCGGATGTTCGACGTGGCCAAGGCCTACGAGTTCTATCGCGACTATCTGGGCTTCACCGTCGATTGGGAGCACCGTTTCCAGGCCGATTTCCCGCTGTACACCCAGGTGTCGCGGTCGGCGGCGACGTTGCATCTCAGCGAGCACCACGGCGACGGCACCCCGGGCTCGGTGGTATGGATCGCCGTCGACGACATCCACGCTTTCCATGCCGAACTCGCGCCCAAGAACTACCGCTTCGCGAAACCCGGTTGTCCGCAAGACGGTCCGGGCGGGCCCGGGTTCGACCTGACCGACCCCTTCGGCAACACCTTGCGATTCGCCCAACCGGACTAG
- a CDS encoding MarR family winged helix-turn-helix transcriptional regulator → MDLDELAVDTIAVQLTRLQRLRERTAVQVRNSAGVDPAAFAILFRLLCDGPMRSGALADALYSDASTISRQVAQLVERQLLRRTADPADGRASVLVVTDRGREVAEEIRLRRRANLTRVLADWAPADRTRFAELLRQFVDDFDRIRPSMVATAIAAHANESETEQVS, encoded by the coding sequence GTGGACCTGGACGAACTGGCAGTCGACACGATCGCGGTGCAGCTCACGCGGCTGCAACGGCTGCGTGAGCGCACCGCTGTGCAGGTGCGCAACAGCGCCGGGGTAGATCCGGCGGCCTTCGCGATCCTGTTCCGGTTGCTGTGCGACGGCCCGATGCGCTCGGGCGCACTGGCCGACGCGCTGTACTCCGACGCTTCGACGATCAGTCGTCAGGTCGCGCAACTGGTGGAACGCCAGCTGCTGCGCCGCACAGCCGATCCGGCGGACGGCCGCGCTTCGGTTCTCGTGGTCACCGACCGGGGCCGCGAGGTCGCCGAGGAGATTCGGCTGCGCCGCCGCGCCAACCTCACCCGGGTGCTGGCGGACTGGGCGCCGGCGGACCGGACGCGATTCGCGGAACTGCTGCGGCAGTTCGTCGACGACTTCGATCGGATCCGGCCCAGCATGGTCGCCACCGCGATCGCCGCGCACGCGAACGAGAGCGAAACGGAGCAAGTGTCGTGA
- a CDS encoding DUF2752 domain-containing protein, translating to MDSTHLAPGPAAHPAKHSGWRAVAAPLLTAAAGIGAVALVHFRDPHVEGSYGLCPVYTLTGIYCPGCGGMRAVHNLTDGRIIDSLHSNLIAIPLLVIFTWFVGRWTVRAWRGKRLTLPRVNRPALVVLAILVVIFSVLRNTPWGTWLAPV from the coding sequence GTGGACAGCACGCACCTCGCCCCCGGCCCGGCCGCGCACCCGGCGAAGCATTCGGGATGGCGCGCCGTGGCCGCGCCGCTGCTCACGGCCGCCGCCGGTATCGGAGCCGTTGCGCTGGTGCACTTCCGGGATCCGCACGTCGAAGGGTCCTACGGCCTGTGCCCCGTCTACACGCTCACCGGGATCTACTGCCCCGGCTGCGGCGGCATGCGCGCGGTGCATAACCTGACCGACGGGCGGATCATCGATTCGCTGCACAGCAATCTGATCGCCATCCCACTGCTGGTCATCTTCACGTGGTTCGTCGGCCGGTGGACCGTGCGCGCCTGGCGCGGCAAGCGCCTGACCCTGCCGCGGGTCAACCGGCCCGCGCTGGTGGTCCTGGCCATCTTGGTCGTGATCTTCTCGGTTCTCCGCAACACCCCCTGGGGCACCTGGCTCGCCCCTGTCTGA
- a CDS encoding flavin reductase family protein translates to MTEALPPETGIAIPDDLSGITAELYRASMRHYPAGVTVVTLDSATGPVGFTATSFASLSLEPPLISFNIAHTSSSIQAMLSAESVVIHFLGEHQQHLAQRFSRSAEQRFADHSLWTTLETGEPVLHGTPIWFRATVQQLIPIGDHTLVVGLVTRVHDQTDEKPSAAPLLYYRGRYHRPTELDH, encoded by the coding sequence GTGACCGAAGCACTACCGCCCGAGACCGGCATCGCGATCCCGGATGACCTGAGCGGGATCACCGCCGAGCTGTACCGCGCCTCCATGCGGCACTACCCGGCCGGTGTCACCGTGGTCACCCTCGACTCCGCGACCGGTCCGGTCGGCTTCACCGCCACCTCGTTCGCGTCGCTGTCGCTGGAACCGCCGCTGATCTCGTTCAATATCGCGCACACTTCCTCCAGCATCCAGGCCATGCTGAGTGCCGAATCGGTGGTCATCCACTTTCTCGGCGAGCACCAGCAGCACCTGGCGCAGCGGTTCTCCCGCAGCGCCGAGCAGCGCTTCGCCGACCACTCGTTGTGGACCACGCTGGAGACCGGCGAGCCGGTGCTGCACGGGACGCCGATCTGGTTCCGCGCCACCGTTCAGCAACTCATTCCGATCGGTGACCACACCCTCGTGGTCGGCCTGGTCACCCGCGTGCACGATCAGACCGACGAAAAGCCTTCGGCCGCACCACTTCTCTATTACCGCGGCCGCTATCACCGTCCGACGGAACTCGACCACTGA
- a CDS encoding alpha/beta fold hydrolase — translation MLVTSMKTLAGIRGAEPLTAAYRASLRSRTFATASLNKPATPPQVIPVTTVDGARLRVHAYGPADGDVIVLIHGWSCSIEYWNPQINALADRYRVVCYDQRGHGASDLGRRSPSADTLADDLGTVLDATLPRGRRAVLAGHSMGGITLQAWAARYPEQVRERAAAVLLVNTAAGGIRYETDLLPLLNKPLAVAKRPVTVFGAGVRMPLLLAETVLSAPVPLPGLWPVSLIFKNRVMAATATADEVDFCFGVVRSCRPLARGLHAAALAEIDLGDAAENLSVPTTVIAGEHDKLLPERMSRPIVRALRAAGSLVDYHVWPTGHLGNIEAADRFNAELVSLVERTRRRTATAV, via the coding sequence ATGCTGGTCACGTCGATGAAGACGCTGGCGGGAATCCGCGGCGCCGAGCCGTTAACGGCCGCCTACCGTGCGAGTTTGCGGTCTCGCACCTTTGCCACCGCGTCGTTGAACAAGCCCGCCACGCCACCCCAGGTCATTCCGGTGACCACCGTCGACGGCGCCCGGCTTCGAGTGCACGCCTACGGCCCCGCGGACGGCGACGTGATCGTGCTGATCCACGGCTGGAGTTGCAGTATCGAGTACTGGAACCCGCAGATCAACGCGCTCGCCGACCGCTATCGCGTGGTCTGCTACGACCAGCGCGGCCACGGCGCGAGCGACCTGGGCCGGCGCAGCCCGAGCGCCGACACCCTCGCCGACGACCTCGGCACCGTCCTCGACGCGACCCTGCCACGCGGTCGCCGCGCGGTGCTCGCCGGGCACAGCATGGGCGGAATCACCTTGCAGGCGTGGGCCGCTCGCTATCCGGAGCAGGTCCGTGAGCGCGCCGCCGCGGTACTGCTGGTGAACACCGCCGCGGGCGGCATCCGGTACGAGACCGATCTGCTACCCCTGTTGAACAAGCCGCTGGCGGTAGCGAAACGCCCGGTCACCGTGTTCGGCGCGGGTGTGCGGATGCCGCTGCTGCTCGCCGAGACCGTGTTGTCCGCGCCGGTGCCGCTGCCCGGACTCTGGCCGGTCAGCCTGATCTTCAAGAACCGGGTGATGGCCGCGACCGCCACCGCCGACGAGGTCGATTTCTGCTTCGGCGTCGTGCGCTCGTGTCGCCCGCTGGCCCGCGGCCTGCATGCCGCCGCGCTCGCCGAGATCGACCTCGGTGACGCCGCCGAGAATCTGAGCGTGCCCACCACCGTGATCGCGGGCGAGCACGACAAGCTGCTACCGGAACGGATGAGCCGCCCGATCGTGCGGGCGCTGCGCGCGGCGGGCAGCCTGGTCGATTACCACGTCTGGCCGACCGGGCACCTCGGCAATATCGAGGCCGCCGACCGTTTCAACGCCGAACTCGTCTCGCTCGTCGAGCGCACACGCCGCCGGACCGCCACAGCGGTCTGA
- a CDS encoding response regulator — protein sequence MRVMIAEDDALLREGLVLLLSTAGIEVVAAVDNADDFLTAVRADRPDAVVVDVRLPPTFTDDGLRAAVRARAIHPGLPVLVLSSYVEDSYAAELLGDGAGAVGYLLKERVGKVDRFLDTLRRVAAGGTAMDPEVISQLLVRRKADDPLATLTAREREVLALMAEGHNNATIAERLVVTEGAVHKHIRSIFAKLGLAADEVGHRRVLAVLAYLNA from the coding sequence GTGCGGGTCATGATCGCCGAGGACGACGCCCTGCTACGGGAGGGCCTGGTGCTGTTGTTGAGCACCGCGGGCATCGAAGTGGTCGCGGCCGTCGACAATGCCGACGATTTCCTCACCGCGGTGCGGGCCGACCGTCCGGACGCCGTGGTGGTCGATGTCCGCTTGCCGCCCACGTTCACCGATGACGGACTACGGGCCGCCGTGCGCGCCCGCGCCATCCATCCGGGCCTGCCGGTGCTGGTGCTGTCGTCCTACGTGGAGGACAGTTACGCCGCCGAACTCCTCGGCGACGGAGCCGGAGCCGTCGGCTATCTGCTCAAGGAACGGGTCGGGAAGGTCGATCGTTTCCTGGACACGCTGCGCCGCGTCGCGGCCGGGGGCACGGCGATGGACCCGGAGGTGATTTCGCAGCTGCTCGTGCGGCGCAAAGCCGACGATCCGCTGGCCACGCTGACCGCGCGGGAACGCGAAGTGCTCGCCCTGATGGCGGAGGGACACAACAACGCCACCATCGCCGAGCGGCTCGTGGTCACCGAAGGCGCTGTGCACAAACATATTCGGAGCATCTTCGCGAAGCTGGGCTTGGCGGCCGACGAGGTCGGGCACCGGCGCGTGCTCGCTGTCCTGGCCTACCTGAACGCCTGA
- a CDS encoding 2-oxo-4-hydroxy-4-carboxy-5-ureidoimidazoline decarboxylase, producing the protein MLMHQGIGLDRFNTLSRGRAVHALFECCANVTWAARLADARPFPDRDALLAMADAEVLALSSPDLERALDAVVHEPLASRTAAELARVTRDRIDTMLGPSDGFPEYRP; encoded by the coding sequence ATGCTGATGCATCAAGGAATCGGACTCGACCGCTTCAACACCCTGAGTCGTGGTCGCGCCGTGCACGCCCTGTTCGAATGCTGCGCCAATGTCACCTGGGCCGCCCGGCTCGCCGACGCCCGGCCCTTCCCGGATCGGGACGCGCTGCTGGCCATGGCGGATGCCGAGGTGCTGGCCCTGTCCTCCCCGGATCTGGAGCGAGCGCTCGACGCGGTGGTGCACGAGCCGCTGGCGAGCCGGACGGCAGCCGAACTGGCCCGCGTCACCCGGGACCGGATCGACACCATGCTCGGCCCGAGCGATGGGTTCCCGGAGTACCGCCCGTAG
- a CDS encoding sensor histidine kinase: protein MDVRRYLRDRLRQLPAAVGYLVVGGVTGLVAMFAVVVLAFVAGLSVIGVGLPAIPETVRLLRPLVAFERRRAAKRLGTPIAAVYQPLTGSLKQQLTTVCTDPANRRDLGWLSLHALTGLVLGCIALILPFSVLNLVLLLGYWKFLPEDDPASNIGIDVVSWPTALLTALMAVPLGLVVLQTPVFARAQALVARALLGPPEGAALADRVAELTATRAAALDAHGAELRRIERDLHDGAQARIAAVIMQLGLADQLRVRDPDAADAMVRKAQDTATAALAELRDVVRSVYPPVLSDRGLVSAISALAARSPIPCVLDLSGVGRRPAAVEAAAYFVIAEALTNATKHSSAEGISITLGGAPELLVIAVADDGVGGARETEDGGLAGIRRRAEALDGRMTLTSPAGGPTVLRVELPCGS, encoded by the coding sequence ATGGATGTTCGTCGGTACCTCCGGGACCGGCTGCGGCAGCTACCTGCCGCGGTCGGTTACCTGGTGGTCGGGGGCGTGACCGGCCTGGTCGCGATGTTCGCTGTTGTCGTGCTGGCGTTCGTGGCCGGGTTGAGCGTGATCGGGGTCGGGCTGCCGGCGATACCCGAGACCGTCCGTTTGCTGCGGCCGTTGGTCGCGTTCGAACGCCGTCGGGCCGCGAAGCGACTGGGTACCCCCATCGCGGCGGTCTACCAGCCGTTGACCGGCAGCCTGAAACAGCAACTCACCACGGTGTGCACCGACCCGGCCAACCGGCGTGATCTCGGTTGGCTGTCGCTGCACGCGCTGACCGGTCTCGTGCTGGGCTGCATCGCCTTGATCCTGCCGTTCAGCGTGCTCAATCTGGTTCTGCTGCTCGGATATTGGAAATTCCTCCCGGAAGACGACCCCGCCTCCAATATCGGCATCGATGTCGTCTCCTGGCCGACCGCACTGCTGACCGCGCTGATGGCCGTGCCGCTCGGCCTGGTCGTCCTGCAGACGCCGGTGTTCGCTCGCGCGCAGGCTCTGGTCGCGCGAGCGCTGCTCGGGCCTCCCGAGGGGGCGGCGCTGGCCGATCGGGTGGCCGAGCTGACCGCCACCCGCGCCGCCGCGCTCGACGCGCACGGCGCCGAATTGCGCCGCATCGAGCGGGATTTGCATGACGGTGCGCAGGCCCGGATCGCGGCGGTGATCATGCAACTCGGCCTGGCCGACCAGCTTCGCGTGCGGGATCCGGACGCGGCCGACGCCATGGTCCGCAAGGCGCAGGACACCGCCACGGCCGCGCTGGCCGAACTGCGTGATGTCGTGCGCAGCGTCTATCCGCCGGTGCTCTCCGATCGCGGACTGGTCAGCGCCATCTCGGCGCTCGCCGCGCGCAGCCCGATCCCGTGCGTGCTGGATCTGAGCGGAGTCGGCCGCCGGCCCGCGGCGGTGGAGGCGGCGGCCTATTTCGTGATCGCCGAGGCGCTCACCAACGCGACCAAACACAGTTCTGCCGAAGGTATTTCGATCACGCTCGGCGGAGCGCCCGAACTGCTGGTCATCGCGGTCGCCGATGACGGCGTAGGGGGCGCGCGGGAAACCGAGGACGGTGGGTTGGCGGGCATTCGCCGCCGGGCCGAAGCCCTGGACGGACGGATGACGCTCACCAGTCCCGCGGGTGGGCCTACTGTATTGCGGGTGGAGTTGCCGTGCGGGTCATGA
- a CDS encoding MDR family MFS transporter, producing the protein MTTATAEPQTSFSHRQILTIMSGLMLGMLLASLDQTIVSTAIRTIADDLHGYSMQAWATTAYLITATLTTPLYGKLSDMFGRKPFFMAAIVLFVLGSLLCTLAQSMYQLAAFRAFQGLGAGGLMSLALAILGDIVSPRERARYQGYFLAVFGTSSVIGPVLGGLFAGQDTLLGVAGWRWVFLVNVPLGLLALAVVSKVLKLPRKPHSTDRVDWWGVLVLAVGLVPLLIVAEQGREWGWGSTASIACYVIGAAGVLGFIVVEKGLKDTALIPLRIFANRTFALGAVISFVVGSAMFGGISLLPQYLQVVKGASPTMAGMQMLPMVLGLMIGSVLSGQLISRTGRYRVFPILGASMLTLGLFLLHFLTADSPLWLAMIFMACTGFGLGNLMQPLTLALQNALPPRDMGVSTASATFFRQIGGTLGVAVFLSILFAQLTPNITDQLRGAAEDPAFQQAVAAGLRSSNPADVELAKGLVAQDTSAAADVLKDSSIIQELSPELARPFQVGFADSMSSVFLSATGLALIGLILVLFWKEVPLRTAGGIQAASDAIRKEPPSMLETELSVTDRAGLLLAGGEVAQPPARGSGSTP; encoded by the coding sequence GTGACCACCGCGACCGCGGAGCCGCAGACCAGCTTCAGCCACCGACAGATCCTCACGATCATGAGCGGTCTGATGCTCGGCATGCTGCTGGCCTCCCTCGACCAGACCATCGTCTCCACGGCCATCCGCACCATCGCCGACGACCTGCACGGATACTCCATGCAGGCGTGGGCCACCACCGCCTACCTGATCACCGCGACCCTCACCACGCCGCTGTACGGCAAGCTCTCCGACATGTTCGGCCGAAAGCCGTTCTTCATGGCCGCGATCGTGTTGTTCGTGCTCGGGTCGCTGCTGTGCACGCTGGCGCAATCGATGTACCAGCTCGCCGCGTTCCGGGCCTTCCAGGGCCTGGGCGCGGGTGGTCTGATGTCGCTGGCGCTGGCCATCCTCGGTGACATCGTCAGCCCGCGGGAACGGGCCCGCTATCAGGGCTACTTCCTCGCGGTGTTCGGTACTTCCAGTGTGATCGGCCCGGTGCTCGGCGGACTGTTCGCCGGGCAGGACACGCTGCTCGGGGTGGCCGGATGGCGCTGGGTGTTCCTGGTGAACGTGCCCCTGGGCCTGCTCGCGCTGGCGGTGGTGTCGAAGGTGCTGAAGCTGCCGAGGAAGCCGCACTCCACCGACCGGGTCGACTGGTGGGGTGTGCTGGTACTGGCCGTGGGCCTGGTGCCGCTGCTCATCGTGGCCGAGCAGGGCCGGGAATGGGGTTGGGGCAGTACGGCTTCCATCGCCTGCTACGTCATCGGCGCGGCCGGTGTCCTCGGCTTCATCGTGGTGGAGAAGGGTCTGAAGGACACGGCGCTGATCCCGCTGCGGATTTTCGCCAACCGCACTTTCGCGCTCGGCGCGGTCATCTCGTTCGTGGTCGGTTCGGCCATGTTCGGCGGTATCTCGCTACTGCCGCAATATCTACAGGTGGTCAAGGGCGCGAGCCCGACGATGGCCGGTATGCAGATGCTGCCGATGGTGCTCGGCCTGATGATCGGTTCGGTGCTGTCGGGCCAGCTGATCTCCCGGACCGGGCGCTACCGCGTCTTCCCGATCCTCGGTGCGTCCATGCTGACGCTGGGGCTGTTCCTGCTGCACTTCCTCACCGCCGACAGTCCGCTGTGGCTGGCGATGATCTTCATGGCCTGCACCGGCTTCGGCCTGGGCAACCTGATGCAGCCGCTGACCCTGGCGTTGCAGAACGCGTTGCCGCCCAGGGACATGGGTGTGTCGACCGCGTCGGCGACCTTCTTCCGGCAGATCGGCGGCACGCTGGGTGTCGCGGTGTTCCTGTCGATCCTGTTCGCGCAGCTGACGCCGAACATCACCGATCAACTGCGGGGCGCGGCCGAGGATCCGGCCTTCCAGCAGGCTGTGGCGGCAGGGCTGCGCAGCAGCAACCCGGCCGATGTCGAGCTGGCGAAAGGGCTTGTCGCACAAGATACCTCGGCCGCCGCGGACGTGCTGAAAGACAGCTCGATCATTCAGGAGTTGAGCCCGGAGCTGGCCCGGCCGTTCCAGGTGGGCTTCGCCGACTCCATGTCGTCGGTGTTCCTGTCGGCGACCGGCCTCGCGCTGATCGGGTTGATCCTGGTGCTGTTCTGGAAGGAAGTGCCGCTGCGCACCGCCGGTGGCATCCAGGCCGCCAGTGACGCCATACGGAAGGAGCCGCCCTCGATGCTGGAAACCGAATTGTCGGTGACGGATCGAGCCGGTCTGCTGCTCGCGGGCGGCGAAGTGGCGCAACCGCCGGCGCGCGGCTCCGGCAGCACACCATAG
- a CDS encoding crotonase/enoyl-CoA hydratase family protein: MTDWQAFTVETKDHVAQVTLTGPGKGNAMGPDFWRELPLVFAELDADPEVRAIVLTGSGKHFSYGLDLPAMAGTFGPLLAEQALAAPRTDFLKEIRRMQDSVTAVADCGKPVIAAVSGWCIGGGLDLIAAVDIRYASAEAKFSLREAKVAIVADIGSLHRLPGIIGEGHLRELAYTGKDIDAARAEKIGLVNEVFADQAAVLDAAHATAREIAANPPLVVQGVKDVLDQRDKSAVAEGLRYVSAWNAAFLPSEDLTEAIQAVFEKREPQFKGR, translated from the coding sequence ATGACTGATTGGCAGGCTTTCACCGTCGAGACCAAGGACCACGTCGCACAGGTGACGCTGACCGGTCCCGGCAAGGGCAACGCGATGGGCCCGGATTTCTGGCGCGAACTCCCGCTCGTCTTCGCTGAACTGGACGCCGACCCCGAGGTGCGCGCCATCGTGCTCACCGGCTCGGGTAAGCATTTCTCCTACGGCCTGGATCTGCCCGCCATGGCCGGCACGTTCGGCCCGTTGCTCGCCGAGCAGGCGCTCGCCGCGCCGCGCACCGATTTTCTCAAGGAGATCCGCCGGATGCAGGACTCGGTGACCGCCGTCGCCGACTGCGGTAAGCCCGTCATCGCGGCGGTCTCCGGCTGGTGCATCGGCGGCGGACTGGACCTGATCGCCGCCGTCGATATCCGCTACGCCAGTGCCGAGGCCAAATTCAGCCTGCGCGAGGCGAAGGTCGCGATCGTGGCCGATATCGGTTCGCTGCACCGGTTGCCGGGCATCATCGGCGAGGGACATCTGCGCGAGCTGGCCTACACCGGCAAGGACATCGATGCCGCCCGTGCCGAGAAGATCGGCCTGGTCAACGAGGTGTTCGCCGATCAGGCCGCCGTGCTGGACGCCGCGCACGCTACCGCCCGCGAGATCGCCGCGAACCCGCCGCTGGTGGTGCAAGGCGTGAAGGACGTGCTGGATCAACGGGACAAGTCGGCGGTCGCCGAGGGTCTGCGTTATGTCTCGGCGTGGAACGCGGCCTTCCTGCCGTCCGAGGACCTCACCGAGGCGATTCAAGCCGTCTTCGAGAAGCGGGAGCCGCAGTTCAAGGGACGGTAG